From Nicotiana tabacum cultivar K326 chromosome 22, ASM71507v2, whole genome shotgun sequence, one genomic window encodes:
- the LOC107773194 gene encoding uncharacterized protein LOC107773194, giving the protein MKIKLLFLFLAHAIFFRQCVAILEPIDFLALQAIHKSLDDLPGSKFFASWDFTSDPCNFAGVYCDGDKVIALNLGDPRAGSPGLTGRLDPAIGKLSALAEFTVVPGRIIGVLPESFSHLKNLRFLGVSRNFLSGRIPAGLGQLRGLQTLDLSFNQLTGNIPWSIGTIPALFNVILCHNRISGSVPPFVSQRLTRLDLKHNELSGSLLPMSLPSSLEYLSLSWNQLSGPVDHLLSRLNRLNYLDLSLNRFTGCIPGNLFRFPITNLQLQRNQFIGPIYPVGQVTIPIVDLSFNRLSGEISPLFSSVQILYLNNNRFTGQVPGILVDRLLSANIHVLYLQHNFLTGIAINPAAEIPVRSSLCLQYNCMVLPVQTPCPLKAGKQKSRPTSQCGEWRG; this is encoded by the coding sequence ATGAAGATCAAATTATTGTTTCTATTTTTGGCTCATGCAATCTTTTTTCGGCAATGTGTTGCGATTCTTGAACCAATTGATTTCTTGGCATTACAAGCAATTCATAAAAGCTTGGATGATTTACCCGGTTCGAAATTCTTTGCTTCTTGGGATTTTACTTCCGACCCATGCAACTTCGCTGGAGTTTACTGTGATGGTGATAAGGTGATTGCATTGAACCTTGGTGATCCCCGGGCCGGGTCGCCGGGTCTTACCGGAAGATTAGACCCTGCTATTGGTAAACTCTCTGCTTTAGCTGAGTTCACTGTGGTTCCCGGTCGGATAATCGGAGTACTGCCGGAAAGTTTTtcacatttgaagaacttaaggTTTTTAGGAGTTAGCCGGAACTTTCTATCTGGACGGATTCCCGCGGGTTTGGGTCAGCTTCGAGGACTTCAAACGCTTGATCTTAGTTTCAATCAGCTCACCGGAAATATACCTTGGTCCATCGGAACAATTCCGGCATTGTTCAACGTTATTCTCTGTCATAACCGTATATCCGGTTCAGTTCCACCTTTTGTTTCTCAGCGGTTAACCCGGCTCGATCTTAAACACAACGAACTTTCCGGTTCACTTTTGCCTATGTCACTTCCTTCCTCGCTTGAGTATCTTTCATTGTCATGGAACCAGTTGAGCGGTCCGGTCGACCATTTATTGTCTCGACTAAACCGGTTGAATTATCTGGACCTCAGTTTAAACCGGTTCACTGGCTGCATTCCAGGAAACTTGTTTAGATTTCCTATAACCAACCTTCAGCTACAAAGGAACCAATTCATCGGCCCGATTTACCCGGTCGGTCAGGTTACAATTCCCATTGTGGACCTTAGCTTCAACCGGTTGTCGGGCGAAATTTCTCCACTGTTCTCGAGTGTGCAGATTTTGTATTTGAATAACAACCGGTTCACGGGTCAGGTTCCTGGTATCTTGGTAGACCGGTTATTATCGGCTAATATACATGTTTTGTATTTGCAACATAACTTTCTGACAGGGATAGCAATTAATCCGGCGGCTGAGATTCCGGTTCGCAGCTCATTGTGTTTGCAGTACAATTGCATGGTACTGCCGGTTCAGACACCTTGCCCTTTGAAAGCGGGGAAGCAGAAAAGCCGGCCTACATCTCAGTGTGGGGAGTGGAGGGGGTAA